A window of the Callospermophilus lateralis isolate mCalLat2 chromosome 7, mCalLat2.hap1, whole genome shotgun sequence genome harbors these coding sequences:
- the Lsm10 gene encoding U7 snRNA-associated Sm-like protein LSm10, whose protein sequence is MAVSHSVKERTISENSLIILLQGLQGQVTTVDLRDESVARGRIDNVDAFMNIRLAKVTYTDRWGHQVELDDLFVTGRNVRYVHIPDNVNITATIEEQLQIIHRVRNFGSKGQGRQEFPSKKYK, encoded by the coding sequence ATGGCAGTGAGCCACTCGGTGAAGGAGCGGACCATCTCCGAGAACAGCCTGATCATCCTGTTACAGGGTCTCCAGGGCCAGGTAACCACTGTGGACCTGCGGGATGAGAGTGTGGCCCGTGGACGCATTGACAACGTGGATGCTTTCATGAACATTCGCCTGGCCAAGGTCACCTACACAGACCGATGGGGGCATCAGGTTGAGCTGGATGACCTCTTTGTGACAGGCCGTAATGTCCGATACGTCCACATCCCGGATAACGTGAACATCACTGCTACAATCGAGGAGCAGCTGCAGATCATCCACCGTGTGCGCAACTTTGGCAGCAAGGGCCAAGGCCGCCAGGAGTTTCCTTCCAAAAAATATAAGTGA
- the Oscp1 gene encoding protein OSCP1, whose amino-acid sequence MSVRTLPLLFLNLGGEMLYILDQRLRAQNIPGDKARKVLNDIISTMFNRKFMEELFKPQELYSKKALRTVYNRLAHASIMRLNQASMDKLYDLMTMAFKYQVLLCPRPKDVLLVTFNHLDAIKGFIQDSPTILNQVDETFRQLTDAYGSLSAGEFQLIRQTLLIFFQDLHIRVSIFLKDRVQNSNGRFVLPVSGPVPWGTEVPGLIRMFNNKGEEVKKTEFKHGGNYVSAPKEGSFELYGDRVLKLGTNMYSVNRTVETHMSAASKNLTSQTQENITPNPLAKEELNFLARLMGGMEIKKPSGPEPGFRLNLFTTDEEEEHAAQSRPEELTYDIINIQAIQDQQQKEELARIMGEFEIKEQPRQSSSKGDDLLAMMDEL is encoded by the exons TACTGAATGACATCATTTCAACCATGTTCAACAGAAAGTTTATGGAGGAGTTATTCAAACCCCAAGAGCTCTACTCCAAGAAGGCCCTAAGGACTGTCTACAACCGCCTGGCTCACGCCTCCATTATGAGACTGAACCAGGCCAGCATGGATAAG CTCTATGACCTGatgactatggctttcaaatatcAAGTATTGCTGTGTCCACGTCCCAAGGATGTGCTGCtggtcactttcaatcatttagatGCCATCAAGGGATTCATCCAAGACTCCCCAACCATCCTGAACCAAGTGGATGAGACTTTCCGGCAGCTGACAGAT GCGTACGGGTCTCTCTCTGCTGGGGAGTTCCAACTGATCCGTCAGacactcctcatcttcttccaggaCCTGCACATCAGA GTGTCCATATTTCTAAAGGACAGAGTTCAAAATTCTAATGGTCGCTTTGTGTTGCCAGTGTCTGGACCTGTTCCCTGGGGAACTGAAGTTCCTGGACTCATCAG AATGTTCAACAACAAAGGGGAAGAAGTGAAGAAGACAGAATTCAAGCATGGTGGAAACTACGTCTCTGCACCCAAAGAAGGTTCTTTTGAACTTTATGGAGACCGAGTCTTGAAACTGGGAACTAACAT GTACAGTGTAAACCGGACTGTGGAGACCCATATGTCTGCAGCATCAAAAAACTTAACCTCACAGACACAG GAAAACATCACTCCAAACCCTCTTGCTAAAGAAGAGCTGAATTTCCTGGCCAGGCTGATGGGAGGGATGGAGATTAAGAAACCCAGCGGCCCAGAGCCAGGATTCCGGTTGAATCTCTTTACCACTGATGAAGAGGAGGA ACATGCAGCACAATCCAGGCCAGAAGAGTTAACCTACGACATTATCAACATACAAGCTATACAG GACCAGCAACAAAAGGAAGAGCTGGCTCGGATTATGGGGGAGTTTGAGATCAAAGAGCAGCCAAGGCAGAGCTCCAGCAAGGGGGATGATCTGCTCGCCATGATGGATGAGTTATAG